tgacagtcaagcactgaaagcccttgctaacccacgttgctcttcgaagttagtcggtgaatgtaagacaaaactgtacattgctgcaaaacacaacaaagttagtcttattttggtgcctggacattgtggtattacagggaacgagctaactgataaactggctaatgaaggctctgcaagtatgccactaggcctggaaccctttctaggtgtcaattccgcatcgattcaactatggattgacgacttcatgaggtcgtGTACCCATAGAGCACGTTGCTCTGGGGTGAACTCGCCCTATCTGTACAACCTGCAACACAAACCAAACATTGGACCGCATCCTCAACAAATGTCCAAATCACGCCAACGCAAGAAAAGAAATACTAAACTCAGAACAAATAAGCGACATCCTCGCCATTCCCAGTCACTCAAACAacgaaaaaataagcaaattcattaaaactatCGAAATGACAATATAACAAATAATCCAGACACCCACAGACGACACAGAGCTGATGGCCTCTGCAGCCAATGCTCAAACATAATTTTAGTACTGGTATTCATACCAgtcactaaataataataataataataataaataatttttccgtctttccacccacattttatctttcctatctctattctttctactgaaatctatccgggtgcagTACAATAGTCTCctaactgagtgcttggacttatcCAACCCACCACAAATGTAATCTAATCTATCTAAACAACTCTGAAGACGTttccttcttaagctcccgacccccgaatgccgttatcggagtccaaccaccaccaatcgcagacgaagagctccaattTCCCCGAGAGtaccgcgtaaccttggcacaattacgttctagatattgtagcaggttaaactcctacttacccagaatcgaccccgacatactaaacatatgtccagcatgtgaaggcaccccgcacgacactaaccaccttttcacttgccccattaaacccactcatttaacacccctctccctgacagggcaaaggtactgctacaacaacaacaacgtttccGTCAAGTATACTCGTCATCGCCTAAGAATAAGTAAGTACAGCGGTGCACATTTTCAAGTAATACGAAGGCGCTAAAAAACTgtcgtattttttaatataattgccACACCATATTTAGTTATACCTGCGTAAGCCAAATCACGAAGCACCAAAATCCGAAGAGACGAAAAACAGTTCTCCGTGAGTCTGAAGTATTTTTACAaagtaatttccaaaaaaattgctttttttcgtGTCCGAAGGTGCGGACCGGGtcgactttttatatttttcattatatggtcgtcatttatgaattttaaagaattttattttagtatatcgATGCTCCAAAATTCCATGACCTCTAGTATCCTGTTGTAGTACTTATCCGCCAGATCTTAGCCCAACGTCCCACCCTGATGCTAATAAATTAGAGGTCCTCAAAAATCACTAACCTTTTGCtaagaaagtttttcttttattccagTAGAAGGATTCattatctttattattatttatttgcagtAGAAGTATttgttatgtttatttttatttatttccattagAGGCcgtctttttacatttttcgtcaTATCCTCGGCATTTACAGTCGGATTTTAGAGTAGCATGATCGATGTTTTTGTAACTCCAACAGCATTCTTCAAAAGTTGATTGGCGTTTAATGCTATTGCAAGAATAGCAACAACTGCCCACAAGATCGCATTGAACTATCACTTGTTTTTGTAAGCTTTTACAGCTGAATTTTCAGGTTACTTCGTTTTCAAGCAACTAACAAACAGAAAACAATCGACAGTTTGTCTGTACACTTTACACTcactgaatgaaaaaaatttacaagaaaatataaagTATATTGTTGTTGGAAATATTTCGACCTAGCTAACTTTACTCGTTAACGAATTATATCGTTAAgattaatattttaaacattaaaataagcatatcaaaaaattttaaaatatatcagaattcgttttagaggtatggttccttcggcaaagtttcttattttgatccctagaatacgattttcatagagcaatgggcgatttttaaatcgacccgccctactgtacatgcaatgctgtgcctatgaatgcgcgctggatttcttgagaaattttaacgtatgttttgctgtggcgaggcacatatgtacatacacacaacatatatacatatatccgcatatatacatacatatgtatataaattcacaaatttaaatttgcttatgccatccttctgtgtgcctggtaatgaagcattttctatacatacatgtacagtGGAGTCTGGGTATAAGGAACCCCCGGTATAATGAACACCTCGATATAGTGAACACCTAGAAATTTACATTGAGTACTCTAAATAGTGAACTATCGACAACTCGAAATAGTGAACAAAGCTTTAAACGCAACGGCAAGCataaactgttaaaaaaaaaacttaaacagaAATAAAGTCGGGTATTCCCCGAAATTGctcaatttatgtttttttactgGAAAAGCTgctgctatgtatttggtgccAGTCTTTATTTATCTCTTGTCGGGTGCAAAACGCTTCTGAGTGAATGTGTAatgttttatgtgtttttaaaaGTGTTTATGTGCTAATAAATTAAGTGTTATCATGCCTGTGAGGAAATTCCTTCCATTAAAGCAAAAACTTGATATTGCTCAAAAACTCGAGAAAGTTGCTAGTGTTTCATccatagcaaaaatttatggtGTGGCCAAATCAACAGTTtcgggaataaaaaaaatgctcgtaGTATTATATCCCACCAGGCAGTCGGAGCATCTAAGCGGAAGACTCTTAGAAAAGGCGAGTATCCCCGCATGGAGAAGATGTTATACAAGTGGTTTATAGCTCAACGAAACAAAAATTGTCCAGTTACTGGGGAAATGCTTAAGAAAAAAGCAATGAAGCTGCTTAAAGGAAAAAGAAGGTAGCTTTCATGCCAGCCCCGGTTGGTTATCTGGATTTAAAACTCGCTTTGGAATCCGACTTTTAAAAGTGTGTGGCGAGAAACTTTCATCGGATATCCAGGCAACTGATCCCTTTAAGAAAAAACTCAGAAACATTATTTACGAATTGAAGCTTTGCGAGGACCAAGTATATAACGCAGACGAGACCGGCTTGTTTTGGAAAATGCTTCCTGATAGAACGTATGTCAGCCAAACAGAAAAAACAGCTCCGGGGAGAAAAGCAGAAAAGGACAGAATTACTTTTCTTGCATGTACAAATGCAACTGGTCAGCATAAAGTCAAACCGTTAATAATTGGGCATGCCAAGAAGCCGCGCTCCTTTAAGGCTTATGACATCCCGGTAGACTATCGGAACTCTAAGAATGGATGACCGCCAACATTTTCAGAGAATGGTTTcaccatacatacatttataatgCAACTCTTGATATTTTTGCAGAGTATTTattcgtttttaatttatattaggtTCAAAAGTATTTACTACAGAAAGGATTACCAGCCAAAGCTATCCTTTTGCTTGATAACGCCCCTTGCCATCCACCAGAAGATGAACTTAAAACTGCTGATGGATCCATATTCGTGATTTATATGCCTCCAAATGTAACGCCTTTAATTCAGCCTATGGATCAAAATGTGATTCGCTTAACTAAGTTGTATTACAAAAAGCATCTCCTGCTTTTAGCTGTAGGAAAGGATGACATCACACAATTTCTTAAACATTTAACTTTAAAGGAAGCTGTATCATTTTTAATGCTTGCTTGGAATCAGCTGCAGGCAAATGTAATAGTAAAATGTTGGAAGCCTTTATTAGAATGCTTAAATACTACAGAAGCAAATGAAAGCGAGGATGAAGACGATGATATTCCATTGAGCTTACTTCGTGAAAAAATATTGCAGGAAAAATGTGAAGAAGTTCATGATATACAGGGTCTGCTGCAAATTGTATTACCGGAGGTAATTTTATTCACCCTCTTGACAAGCACCTGTTAATTAAGCTTGTAtgtgaaaattatttgttttaggaAACCTACACTGAACAAGATATTGAGAAGTGGAATTCAATCCAAGTTGACGAAGAAATTGATTTAGATAATTATGCCATGGATACTGAAGAATCTGGTAGTGACAGCCAAGGCGAAGGACAGATCGGAAATTCAATAAAAGCTACTGAAGCCATTAAAAGCTTCGATATAGCTATCGCATGGGCTGAAGCTAACATCACTGACTATGCTGGCATACTAGTACTGAAAAGTCTACGCGAAAAAGCGGTCCAaaagtcaatttccgaacacaAACAGCAAACATCTATTCGTaaattctttcaataatatgtatgtatttttccaaatattactTTATACAAATAATctgttttgtttatataaaaaacctgAATTTAAAGCTAATAAAccaagttaaaacaaaaaaaaatgtcaacctTAATATAGTGAACAACCTGGATACTGTGAACAGTCCTTGCAGAAATTAGTTCACTATATCCAGACTCCActgtatatacgtatatcttttttcttcttctttttggtgtcgctttttcgtttcactttttctcaaatcactcccaacgattctaaagaagttttcacttcaaaatgtcaaaaatcaatgcttGCATTTTATTCCACTGATTTTGAATGAGCTACGAAACTTCATGCTCGTACATAAAAAGTTGCTATCTGCAAATTCTgatcaaaaagttgaaatttttgaagacaattctttgaaatttttaaaatttcgcaaaaaagttaaagtttggaactttttttcataactttttttctacaatcaaccaaatttacacaaaaaatgcgaaacaaattttgcatgaaaaatactgcaaCTATTCTATTATAAATAgacaaagttatttatttaagtgaGCACAAGTGTACTTATATTAATATCGAGCATCGTAACTGCAAAACTTTCGGAGAATTCGCCTTGAGTGACGGTCCTCAAACCGATTACTCCTCGTCATGCGTAATGAAATGGATAACACACTgctattatttttgcattaagtgtgattttatttttattaaatttaaatggggAAATTAAGcatttgttttacaaattttgtgtcTTACTTCACATTTCTagcatatcgcaccctaaatacaaaagggtcacaactcaaaattttgcaaaactgagttttttgcataaattaattcagagtacacatttctaactgctgcaaatatttcgttcacataactatctctttaactggaaaaatacagttatgtctatttttatgtcaagtgtgttgcttttgcacgatcaactaaagagaattattttagttgcgttaatgggctcaagaacagctgattacttttattacacacaaagagttttattttgagttctgccttTATAACTgtaaaagtgataaatttcgtggtatattattttgcattgtgcctctttagttgtgaaaagtgagttcaattaggttaggaaacttataaaattaaaacattttatcagttaaaaaggcacaacttaagataatatcactagctaatcgaaaaaatttcagttaaagagtcataaatcaaaattttgttttattttcgcaaatatattgtaatataaaattgaaaaaaaaagtagtagaaccttcttcaatgttgtatattttcatggtggaacaatattttctttaaatattacaataatttttacataaaacgtttttcgtctctattgaaaatcttagtattttgagttgtgacccttttgtatttagggtgcgatatgataTTGTCGAATGGCATGTTTTTAACTTATTATTCCATTAATAGCTCTGAAAAAATCTTGGCTTTATTCATAATGCAATAGAAAAACGgtgtaaaaatgtttaataaaatatgctgCATGAACTAAAGTTTGTGctttctaaaaaaagttatagtcaaaacaatgcaaaaaataaagtacataaaataattcaaaaacgaaaatatatataaatatctgtaaataaaatcttatttttgCACTATAAACAGCCAAATTTGTAGAGTATCTATTAtgctattaagaaaaaattagccATTTCctattcaaagtttttaatatcatataaaaatatttggttttataatacaacatacatacatttcggATCCTTAAAGAAATCGGTTACAAAGTGTTtctgattcaattattaaagtcATAGCGAGATAATAGTCACTTATTTATTAATCCCTTAACAGAATTtagcaaattattaataattttaaatttgtcaagTTTTTCGGTGAacgaattttatatttctaatttttgcatagAATATTTATAAGCGTTTGCAACGTACGCCTTTATGCTTATGTACTGTAGATGGGACATGACCGTCCACCATGATTGTGTATATGCGTGCGGAGTGGCGAAGCCAAACACCATTCataccaaattttttgttttgtaacgcAACGCCAAAAGTGAATTTCAATAGTTTGCCCTTTTTTTACGTCTATTGGTTCCTGTAAAATTATATGATACTTAATTTGACAACacttaaatgtataaaaatttcaaaaaaaatattaccgtGAACGGAAAGTACATCGGAAACCAAGAGAACATGCCTGGCGTGTGCGTTTGTGGGTTAATACTCAGCTTAATATCCTTATAAAGCACCGTATCAAAGTAGCCCGCTACACCCGTAAGCACACAATCCAATTCCACATCGAAGCGCAATGTTTTATAGCGACTATTATCAATTGGACTTTGAGGGTTAGGATGTACAAATTCGAACAAAGATTGTGGCAAGccaatattgtatatatttttgagtaGCACAACAAAGGTACTCTCTGCATGTGTATGATAAGTGGCCTGCTTTTGCCGACCAAATGTCTCATGACGCATCACTTGACGCACACCATTAAGCAGCTTGGAAGACATTATTGGATTGATATAGGAGGTAGACTTGCAGGGAATGCTTATGCCATCGGATTTTAGTAGTTTTTGTGCACAATCCAAGCATTCTGGTGAAAGTTCATTATCACCAAATGAGCCCAATAGCTCAGAGACTAGAATATCGGCTGGTTCAGGTGGTGAGAATTCGCGCATATCCTTAGAGAATATATGCACATCTGTCgatgattaaaaaatgtaatttaaatttatataatataatactaatAATGGTATACCTTTCTTGTACCACAATTTTTTAGCAATAGCATTCAGTGTGCGTATAGCGTTGGGATTTTTCTCGATAATGTAGACGCGCACTTTACGCCCGGTGTTTTCTGCGGCATTTAACGCTGAACGTACAAGTGGACCTCGACCTGCCCCTAGCACCATTATAACGGTCTGTAGGTGATAACGTTTATTATAAGTCAACGCTTTTGATTTGatgacaaaaatatgtaaataaaaaataccaatttcTTTTCCTTGTCTTTTTCAGCAACACGGTCCAAAAGTGCTTGTTCAATGGCCTCTTGATAAAGCTTATAT
The sequence above is drawn from the Anastrepha obliqua isolate idAnaObli1 chromosome 4, idAnaObli1_1.0, whole genome shotgun sequence genome and encodes:
- the LOC129245427 gene encoding protein arginine N-methyltransferase 5 produces the protein MPYICLLQEGNESLSRLMNSAQQNGYAVIAAPINATEIPLEYQEPPMCDRQTEFTYSDLIFPSDQWNGKVISILSDTIDCDAEDPVVRRNAEETLKRDISWGEHLQYGGYTMIQLKSDRNLNMARIASSNVKGLLLVQVPLYNSKIAQSTWRRDIDNGQLERLEQQDTWHWWNSFRWAADFNPKIKVVLELNESDRPSLEVVRRWMGEPVEAIIVPSTMFICNRQDYPVLPKAWQEILSYFMRARINIIISSDVHDGSLKLYADYMIRFQDINSDMHELLAFEDVLEEPLQPLYDNLDCYTYEVFEKDPAKYKLYQEAIEQALLDRVAEKDKEKKLTVIMVLGAGRGPLVRSALNAAENTGRKVRVYIIEKNPNAIRTLNAIAKKLWYKKDVHIFSKDMREFSPPEPADILVSELLGSFGDNELSPECLDCAQKLLKSDGISIPCKSTSYINPIMSSKLLNGVRQVMRHETFGRQKQATYHTHAESTFVVLLKNIYNIGLPQSLFEFVHPNPQSPIDNSRYKTLRFDVELDCVLTGVAGYFDTVLYKDIKLSINPQTHTPGMFSWFPMYFPFTEPIDVKKGQTIEIHFWRCVTKQKIWYEWCLASPLRTHIHNHGGRSCPIYST